A stretch of DNA from Dehalococcoidia bacterium:
CGCGAGCCCACCGCCTCTCGCAAACAGAAAGTGGTGGAAGGACGACTCATCCGAATGGCAGAGCCAGTGGGCCCACACTGGCAGAAGTTCGCAGGGGTCACACGCTATAAGGGCAATAGTCCTCTATCCTCTGAACGCGCTCGTCGAAGACCAGCTCAGGAGGCTGCGGCAGACGCTTGATTCAGAAGAAGTCCTCAGTTGGCTAGACGATAGTCGCGGAGGCAACCGGATTACATTCGGGCGATACACCGGGGCCACTCCCGTTTCAGGACGTCCTGGGAGTGAGTCGGCCGTACAGAGGTTGAGACACCGATTGGGAAGCCTGGCCGTTGAGAGTGCAGCCGTCAGAGGCGACGTTGATCTGTCACTGGACGTCAAGTACTACTTCCCCAACATCGACGGGGCAGAAATGTGGTCTCGCTGGGACATGCAGCACACACCTCCCGATATCCTGATCACCAACTGTCACATGTTGAACATTATGTTGATGCGACAGATCGAAGCTGGAATGTTCGAGAAGACCAGGGCCTGGCTTCAGAGAGATCCGGGCAACAAATTTTTCCTTATTGTGGACGAACTTCATTCGTACAGGGGCACGGCCGGTACTGAAGTTGGATACATCTTACGCCTGTTGCTGGATCGATTGGGGCTTTCTCCTGAATCCGACCAGCTTGTGATTCTGGCCACCTCTGCCAGCCTCCCGGATTCTCCCAAGTCCCGGGAGTTCCTCAGTGAGTTCTTCGGAAGGGACCGCTTCGAGATCGTTTCAGAGGACCAGGAGCCCCCTGAGAAGGATTCGCACAGTACCATGCGGCAATACGGCGATGCCTTCAAAAGGTTCGCTCATCAAGTCCAGCCTGATGTACTGAGTCCCATGTTGCCGCCCGATCCCGAATCAACTACCAGCATTAGGGCGATGTCGGAGCTTGTCGAGGCCTTAGGATGTCAAACCGGACCGGGGGATGAAGCAAAGCACACCCTGGCTCAAGCCCTCCTTGAGATTGGAGCCGATGACTCCATACGAGATGTCTGCCTGGTGTCTGGAGGCAGTCGAGAGGTGCGCGCCACAAGGCTAACTGAACTGGACCACACACTATTCGGCCCAAATAACACTGGCCATACTGCCACCGATGCCATGCGAGGGCTGCTTCTGGCACTGGGCATGAGCCGCAATGAGGCGCACGGCACCTCTCCTCAACCTATTCGCGGTCATCTGTTCTTTCATAACGTTCAGAACATGTGGGTGTGCGCAAGCCCGGACTGTGACGGTAGCCTTCATAGAAAGGTCATTGATTCCCTCGAAGGGGGCCCGGGAGGGAAGGGACCTGTCGGTACCCTTCATGTCCAGAACAGAATCACCTGCTCGTGTGGCGGCAGAGTTCTTGACTTGCTGGTGTGCGAAGTGTGCGGTGACATTCTGCTTGGTGGTTACCGAGGTAAAGCAGATGTGGCCGGACAGCCCGTTGAGATACTGGCCGCGGACCGACCCAATATCGCAGATATGCCCAATTGGGTGTCGGGAGGACAGAAGCATGGCCAATACGCTGTCTTCTGGCCCCTTGGCATTGACGAACCCAACGGGGAACCTGAAGACCTACAGTTCTCCCATTAAGGAATCAGACGCAATTGGGTCAGGGCAAACCTCAACGTAAGGTCAGGAGTGCTGTCCCGTACCATGACTCATGCGGGTCCCGGCCAACTGGGGGGTTGGACATACGTCATTGGTGGTGCGGATGCCGACCAGCAAGAAGCACTGCCGCCCAAGTGTCCTCGATGTGATGCCGACTATCGCCGTAGGACGTCGGATACGCCCCTGCGCCTGCACAGGACCGGATTCCAGAAGGCCTGCCAGGTAGTGCCAGGTGCTCTTGCCAGAGAGACTCCGTTGGAGCAGAACGGGAAGCTGGCTCGCAAGCTGCTGATCCTCACGGACAGCAGGCAGGATGCCGCGAAACTCGCGTCGGGAATGGAGCAGGACCACTACCGGGACATGGTGAGGATTCTAATGCTCAAGGCACTGGACGAGTACTGGGACTCGTTCAAGGCGGCGGTTAGAATTGTTGCCTCCTGCGTACCTGACGGGCGTGAGAAGATCGTCAACTTGAACCCAGGACTGAGAGGAGTGCTCTCCGATCCACAGGGCCCTGACGACGAGCAATTGGCGGCACAGTTTCAGTCATCATCTGCCGGTCTATACCAGGAGCTGTTCAACTGGCTGTTGGACATACCGAGTGTGAACCCAGCCTCGCTTGAGGCCATGAAAGGAATGATCGCCGACTATCCCGGAAGAGTCCCCTTAACGGCAATAAGGGACCGTGTAAGGTAGGAATTCCTGAAGCTCGGCCTCAATCCCGGTGGCAATGGGTATAGACAGAACTACTACTCGGTGCCTGTCGGAAATGGGGAAGAGCGACATAGATGGTCGGAATGCTACGACTGGTCGCAGCGGATTCCGCAGCTCAGACCGGGGTTGCCGCTTCAGGCCGATCGATTGAATGACCTGACTGACTCCACGCTGATGTCCGAACTCATGTTCACGTTGTTCCAACACTCGGTTCGCACTCTTGAGAGCTTGGGCGCTGGGTGGGTCACCTACGCTCCTTACGGGTCTCCAGATGAGTCGGTGATCGGTGCGACTGAGACGATAATCAGGTTGCTGGGTATACGTTTACGCCACAAGTATTCCGATCGCTTCAGGCATGGCACAGGGACAGGATTCTCTAGGTACATAGAAAAGTTCTTGGAGGACGCCCAAGTGTCGTCGAACTCGGTGATGAGTCAGTTTGTCGGCTCCAGCATCGCAGCCGAAGGTGAGAATTATCTGGGCCTAAACCCTGACAACCTCTACATCGTCAGAAAAAAGAAGGAGGCCGATGACGACAGAGTACATGGATGGCGATGCCCGGTATGTAGCGCGTTCTTCCTACATGCAACAGGACGACGATCCGTCTGTCCCAACTGCCGAGATACTCAACTCATACGGAGCGTCACCCAGGAAAGCTTCGACTATTACGTGTATCTGGCAGAACAGTCGGGTCCCGCCTTCCGGCTTCATTGCGAGGAGTTGACTGGACAGACCGACGATGCTGACAGGCCCAGACGCCAGAGATGGTTCCAGGAAGTGTTCATCGAAGACGAGAAGGCTCTTGCCCCCAGTGGAAGGGGTGGACCTCCTGAGCGTCACCACCACCATGGAGGCCGGCGTGGACATCGGAGTCCTAGAGGCCGTAATGATGGCCAATATGCCGCCAAGGCGATTTAACTACCAGCAGCGAGTGGGACGAGCCGGTAGACGGGGAGGTGGAGTGTCCCTTGCGGTCACTTTCTGCCGTGGGCGCAGTCACGATGACTACTACTACGAACGTCCGGAGCAGATCACCGGTGAGCCGCCTCCCCCGCCCTACGTGGATGTCTCCAGCCTTTCAATCTTCAAACGAGTGTTCATAAAGGAGGTGTTTCGGCTTGCCTTCAGAGAACTTGATGTGGGGCATTCCGACGGATTCCACGAGAGCGTCCACGGAGAGTTCGGACCGGCATCAGAGTGGGCCGGACGAGCTGAAGAGGTCAGGACTTGGATCAATGCTCCCTCCAATGACGACTACATCGGCGCTATCCTCGACGCACTGCGCATTGGCACATACTGGTCTGAGGACAACGAGGGCACTTTCTGCAGGGATATGATCAACTATGCGAAGGACTCTCTGATTGATGAGATATCTGGAATCGCAACCAACTCTACCTATCATCAGGAAGCTCTGAGCGAGAGGTTAGCCCATGCAGGGCTTCTGCCAATGTTCGGTTTTCCTACGGATGTCCGGATGCTCTTTACCGAAGTGCCCCGGGGCGCCAATCCATGGCCTCCGCACCGGGAAAACATCGACCGCGATCTGTTCATTGCGATCAGCCAGTTCGCACCGGGTTCACAGACCGTCAAAGACAAGACGATCCACAATGCCTGCGGCGTCGCCGAATTCTTCCCCATGGGCAATAGGGTCTACAATCGTTCTGGGTTCGTACCCCCACTGCCAGGCTCCAATCCAAATCTCCTGGGAATCTGCCGGGACTGTCAGAGCGTGCAGCTTGGTGGGGGACTGGTCGACGGCTCCAGTTGTCAGGTATGCGGAAGGGCGGAGGTTGGAATCCTGGATGCCCGGGAGCCGAAGGGATTCTTTACGGACTTCATACCGGAGGACTATCGCGGAGTGTTCGAATGGGCTCCACGGTCCACTGTGCCAACACTTGCTTGGGATGGCGGAGCTGAATACACGTCCCGCATCGCCAACTGCGGGGTTTCGGCCTTCTCAGTGGAGATCTTCTCAGTGAACGACAATGACAATGAAGGCGGTTTTGACTTCCAGCAGGCGAGGTTTGAGGGTCGGCGCGAGTGGAGAGAGGGTTATGCAGTCAGTCCTGGTCCGGGTAGGGACCACCGCATCTCCGTGCACGGCGACCCTCACAAGATAGCGTTGTTGTCCCGCAGGAAGACTGATGTTCTTGTGACAGGGTTGGACAGTTGGCC
This window harbors:
- a CDS encoding DEAD/DEAH box helicase, with the translated sequence MAWAVTEISTEYRDLPSLAQGLLPDPSVRLWKHQWTSLKTMLQEGKDLVVTTGTGSGKTECILLPVLAELARESEGWPASPPPLANRKWWKDDSSEWQSQWAHTGRSSQGSHAIRAIVLYPLNALVEDQLRRLRQTLDSEEVLSWLDDSRGGNRITFGRYTGATPVSGRPGSESAVQRLRHRLGSLAVESAAVRGDVDLSLDVKYYFPNIDGAEMWSRWDMQHTPPDILITNCHMLNIMLMRQIEAGMFEKTRAWLQRDPGNKFFLIVDELHSYRGTAGTEVGYILRLLLDRLGLSPESDQLVILATSASLPDSPKSREFLSEFFGRDRFEIVSEDQEPPEKDSHSTMRQYGDAFKRFAHQVQPDVLSPMLPPDPESTTSIRAMSELVEALGCQTGPGDEAKHTLAQALLEIGADDSIRDVCLVSGGSREVRATRLTELDHTLFGPNNTGHTATDAMRGLLLALGMSRNEAHGTSPQPIRGHLFFHNVQNMWVCASPDCDGSLHRKVIDSLEGGPGGKGPVGTLHVQNRITCSCGGRVLDLLVCEVCGDILLGGYRGKADVAGQPVEILAADRPNIADMPNWVSGGQKHGQYAVFWPLGIDEPNGEPEDLQFSH